From a region of the Synechococcus sp. RS9916 genome:
- the kdsA gene encoding 3-deoxy-8-phosphooctulonate synthase, with translation MAARCVALGDIRFANDAPFVLIGGVNVLESRDFAVEVAGHYKAVCQRLGIPLVFKASYDKANRSSIHSYRGPGLKDGLQMLQAVKDTHGIPVITDVHSPEEAAPAAAVCDIIQLPAFLARQTDLVEAMASTGAVINIKKPQFLSPSQMANVVEKFRECGNEQLLICERGSNFGYDNLVVDMLGFGVMKRSCHDLPLIFDVTHALQCRDPGGAASGGRRSQVVDLARAGMAVGLAGLFLESHPDPNTARCDGPSALPLDQLEAFLSQVKAIDKVVKAMPALEIH, from the coding sequence ATGGCCGCACGCTGCGTCGCACTGGGCGACATCCGTTTCGCCAACGACGCACCGTTCGTGCTGATCGGCGGGGTCAACGTGCTCGAGTCGCGCGACTTCGCGGTTGAGGTGGCCGGTCACTACAAGGCGGTCTGCCAGCGCCTCGGCATTCCACTGGTGTTCAAGGCCTCCTACGACAAGGCCAACCGCTCATCGATCCACTCCTATCGGGGCCCGGGCCTAAAGGACGGTCTCCAGATGCTCCAAGCGGTGAAAGACACCCACGGGATTCCGGTGATCACCGACGTGCACAGCCCGGAGGAGGCAGCGCCGGCCGCTGCCGTGTGCGACATCATCCAGCTGCCGGCCTTCCTGGCCCGCCAAACCGACCTGGTGGAGGCGATGGCCAGCACCGGAGCGGTGATCAACATCAAGAAACCCCAGTTCCTCAGCCCATCCCAGATGGCGAATGTGGTGGAGAAATTTCGCGAATGCGGCAACGAACAGCTGCTGATCTGCGAGCGGGGCAGCAACTTCGGCTACGACAACCTCGTGGTGGACATGCTCGGCTTCGGGGTGATGAAGCGCAGCTGCCATGACCTGCCGCTGATTTTTGATGTCACCCATGCCCTGCAATGCCGGGATCCCGGTGGGGCCGCCTCCGGTGGTCGCCGCAGCCAGGTGGTGGATCTGGCCCGAGCCGGCATGGCGGTGGGCCTGGCAGGCCTGTTTCTGGAGTCCCACCCCGATCCGAACACAGCGCGCTGTGATGGTCCCAGCGCCCTGCCCCTGGATCAACTGGAGGCCTTCCTCAG
- the kdsB gene encoding 3-deoxy-manno-octulosonate cytidylyltransferase, whose product MTIQRSVVAVPARLASSRLPDKVLAEIGGKPMIQRVLEQCAKAQGPAAVVLCTDSPRLQQLAESWGFPVLMTSESCSSGSERIASVADQLVARAWSEAAQGWESAVRAQRLASTAVINVQGDQPFLEPDVVTAMVEEFGRRDPVPAVVTPVYRLQPETIHNPAVVKTLLAHDGRALYFSRSAIPHVRDVDPAAWHQHTDYWGHVGMYGFRGDVLAAWDQLPASPLEDLERLEQLRLIEAGHTIATFQVEGTSLSVDTAEQLEQARQMALAQA is encoded by the coding sequence ATGACGATTCAGCGTTCTGTGGTGGCGGTGCCGGCCCGCCTGGCGTCCTCCCGTCTGCCAGACAAGGTGCTGGCGGAGATCGGCGGCAAGCCGATGATTCAGCGGGTGCTGGAGCAATGCGCCAAGGCCCAGGGGCCGGCGGCGGTGGTGTTGTGCACCGACAGTCCCCGCTTGCAGCAGTTGGCGGAGAGCTGGGGTTTCCCGGTGTTGATGACTTCGGAGTCCTGCAGTTCCGGCAGTGAACGGATTGCCTCGGTGGCCGATCAGCTGGTGGCCCGGGCCTGGAGTGAGGCTGCACAGGGCTGGGAGTCAGCCGTTCGCGCCCAGCGCCTGGCCAGCACGGCGGTGATCAATGTGCAGGGGGACCAGCCATTCCTTGAGCCGGATGTGGTCACCGCGATGGTGGAGGAATTTGGTCGGCGTGATCCTGTGCCCGCAGTGGTGACACCGGTGTATCGGCTCCAGCCCGAGACCATCCACAACCCGGCGGTGGTGAAGACGCTGTTGGCCCATGACGGACGGGCGCTCTATTTCTCCCGCTCCGCCATTCCCCATGTGCGGGATGTGGACCCTGCTGCATGGCATCAGCACACGGATTACTGGGGCCATGTGGGCATGTATGGCTTCCGCGGCGATGTGCTCGCAGCCTGGGATCAGCTCCCGGCGTCTCCGCTGGAGGATCTTGAGCGGCTGGAACAGTTGCGTCTGATTGAGGCGGGTCACACGATTGCGACCTTCCAGGTGGAGGGCACGTCCCTCTCGGTGGATACCGCCGAGCAGCTGGAGCAGGCCCGCCAGATGGCGCTGGCTCAGGCCTGA
- a CDS encoding sulfotransferase, with the protein MTKSLDSNANPPGVFLLGVGAQKAGTSWLHQQLHTRPDADFGCLKEYHVHDARTIAELKRFRQLNCKPLQPRTWVQPRTWLRQWFIHNPEHYAEYFQWLLTRPRLRGAQIQLTGDITPSYALLSADTLKGINTSFQVRGTPVKPVFLMRDPIERLISSQRMKLRKQGLRDAATEVATLRKRVAKGRGLRSDYGQTLDALDQAFGLEHCFVGLFETLFTQPTYAELCHFLGVPYQAPAWGEKVNVSATKTVIPDDLLAEMGRQHADDLKRAQQALPGLDLQQLWPTTSRWSQA; encoded by the coding sequence ATGACTAAGTCCCTCGATTCCAATGCCAATCCTCCAGGCGTATTCCTGCTGGGGGTCGGGGCCCAGAAAGCAGGAACTTCCTGGCTACATCAGCAGCTGCACACGCGGCCTGACGCCGATTTCGGCTGCCTGAAGGAATATCACGTTCACGACGCCCGCACCATCGCCGAGCTGAAGCGCTTCCGGCAGCTCAATTGCAAGCCTCTGCAACCGCGCACCTGGGTTCAACCGCGCACCTGGCTGCGCCAGTGGTTCATCCACAACCCCGAGCATTACGCGGAGTATTTCCAGTGGCTGCTGACCCGTCCGCGTCTGCGGGGCGCACAGATCCAGCTCACGGGAGACATCACCCCCTCCTATGCGCTGCTCAGCGCCGACACCCTGAAGGGCATCAACACCAGCTTCCAGGTCCGCGGCACCCCCGTGAAACCGGTGTTTCTGATGCGCGATCCGATCGAACGGCTGATCTCCAGCCAGCGGATGAAACTGCGCAAGCAGGGGCTGCGGGATGCCGCCACGGAAGTGGCCACCCTGCGCAAACGGGTGGCCAAAGGGCGCGGCCTGCGCAGCGACTACGGCCAGACCCTCGATGCGCTCGATCAGGCCTTTGGCTTGGAGCACTGCTTTGTAGGACTGTTTGAAACCCTGTTTACCCAACCCACCTACGCAGAGCTCTGCCACTTCCTTGGGGTCCCGTACCAGGCACCCGCCTGGGGCGAGAAGGTGAACGTGAGCGCCACCAAGACGGTGATTCCCGATGACCTGCTGGCAGAGATGGGTCGCCAACACGCGGACGATCTCAAGCGGGCACAGCAGGCACTGCCCGGCCTAGACCTTCAACAGCTGTGGCCTACCACCAGCCGCTGGTCTCAGGCCTGA
- a CDS encoding HAD family hydrolase, producing MKRLLNALQWRRQRPALRQIDLLVLDVDGVLTDGGLWFDPNGLLQKRFDVRDGLGIRLLQQAGLQLAFLSGGKGGATEVRARQLDIEYCLVGIKDKPTALTRLQQQVGATPSSTAFIGDDLNDLAVHHQVRLLITPADACPAVRQQADGVLLRRGGHGAVRELAEHILKARGLWTDLSRNGWRDRND from the coding sequence ATGAAACGTCTGCTCAATGCACTCCAATGGCGACGCCAACGGCCCGCGTTGCGCCAGATCGACTTGTTGGTGCTGGATGTGGATGGCGTGCTCACCGACGGCGGCCTCTGGTTCGACCCCAATGGGCTCCTGCAGAAACGCTTTGACGTGCGCGATGGTTTGGGCATCCGCCTGCTGCAACAGGCTGGCCTGCAGCTGGCCTTCCTGAGCGGCGGCAAAGGAGGAGCCACCGAAGTACGAGCCCGGCAATTGGACATTGAGTACTGCCTGGTGGGCATCAAAGACAAACCCACTGCACTGACCCGGCTCCAACAGCAGGTGGGTGCGACACCATCCAGCACCGCCTTCATCGGCGACGACCTCAACGACCTGGCCGTGCACCATCAGGTGAGGCTGCTGATCACCCCAGCCGATGCCTGCCCTGCTGTACGCCAGCAGGCCGACGGGGTGCTGCTCCGGCGGGGTGGCCATGGCGCCGTCCGCGAGCTGGCGGAACACATCCTGAAAGCTCGAGGGCTCTGGACCGACCTCAGCCGCAACGGCTGGAGAGACCGCAATGACTAA